In Candidatus Brocadiaceae bacterium, one DNA window encodes the following:
- a CDS encoding aspartate-semialdehyde dehydrogenase translates to MKRDERGYAVGIVGAGMVGEILVEVLEERGFPVRALRIMATSARRQVFGGRERDVIAASPEAFEGLDIALFAGTEGESGASRLYGWPAAEQGILVIDNGGDFRMDPRVPLIVPEVNAEAMRGHQGFIANPNCSTIQMVAALAPLHRAAGLRRVVVSTYQAVSGTGRAGVRALQQQAQAAPAGGEADTGPYPHPIYGNVLPQVGSLKEHCPGYYSEEIKMIEETRKIFGCPDLGVSATCARVPVQNGHSEAINAEFEREISVEEARRLLAGFPGIRVVDDPAASQYPTAREVSGRDEVFVGRIRKDPSRPNCLDLWCVADNVRKGAALNAVQIAEKAVEMGLL, encoded by the coding sequence ATGAAGAGGGATGAGCGGGGATACGCGGTCGGCATCGTCGGCGCCGGCATGGTCGGAGAGATACTCGTCGAGGTGCTCGAGGAGCGGGGATTCCCCGTGCGGGCGCTGCGGATCATGGCGACCAGCGCGCGCCGCCAGGTGTTCGGGGGGCGGGAGCGCGACGTGATCGCCGCCTCGCCGGAGGCGTTCGAGGGGCTGGACATCGCTCTGTTCGCCGGGACGGAGGGGGAGTCCGGGGCGAGCCGGCTCTACGGCTGGCCGGCCGCCGAGCAGGGCATCCTGGTGATCGACAACGGCGGGGACTTCCGCATGGACCCGCGCGTGCCGCTCATCGTGCCCGAGGTGAATGCCGAGGCGATGCGCGGGCACCAGGGCTTCATCGCCAACCCGAACTGCAGCACGATCCAGATGGTGGCCGCGCTGGCGCCCCTGCACAGGGCCGCCGGGCTGAGGCGCGTCGTCGTGAGCACCTACCAGGCCGTCAGCGGCACGGGGCGGGCGGGCGTGCGCGCCCTGCAGCAGCAGGCGCAGGCGGCGCCGGCCGGGGGCGAGGCCGACACGGGGCCGTATCCCCATCCGATCTACGGCAACGTGCTGCCCCAGGTGGGCAGCCTGAAGGAGCACTGCCCGGGCTACTACAGCGAAGAGATCAAGATGATCGAGGAGACCCGCAAGATCTTCGGTTGCCCGGACCTCGGGGTGAGCGCCACGTGTGCGCGCGTGCCGGTGCAAAACGGGCACAGCGAGGCCATCAACGCCGAGTTCGAGCGCGAGATCAGCGTCGAGGAAGCGCGGCGCCTGCTGGCCGGCTTCCCGGGCATCCGGGTGGTGGACGACCCGGCCGCCTCGCAGTATCCCACCGCCCGGGAGGTCTCGGGCCGGGACGAGGTTTTCGTGGGGCGCATCCGCAAGGACCCGTCCAGGCCGAACTGCCTGGACCTGTGGTGCGTTGCGGACAACGTACGAAAGGGCGCCGCTCTGAACGCCGTGCAGATCGCCGAGAAGGCCGTGGAGATGGGCCTCCTCTGA
- a CDS encoding MFS transporter — protein MAEQTPAGLGFRSVPAEYRKRGYRHTASAVFCGTFTAVVAGQGPFVIRKLNGSAFQSLIIDLGLAVPLIFAFLWGPFLRRRNPVRFTGLSFMAGGLLVLLSGLAQSLWALALVLAGGMLMTALSRPSMGVAFRQVYPDRWRGKLLSLPNAVDVLAQVVALAVVGLMLERDLALHRCVFPAAGVALLVGGLLFRGIRGSRGDRTEDAAVGGRGVLAQAARSARVALGNHGLLLFLLGYSVTTLGSVSAIKILPLFASDCLDLTTRQYGYALAAYQVAIVLSLYPWGVVMDRFGAPVTAVMSWLLQLGLFVALFFVSTWPAFFVLVAARGLFQSGNNLAFYPIVMHFTRASETQHGMALHFTIWGLRWTAITFGLAWIVDAQLFPMRWVFLGGAVMVLAGVAVMVAAWRRYGKAPVAEDA, from the coding sequence ATGGCCGAACAAACGCCCGCCGGCCTGGGCTTCCGTTCCGTGCCGGCGGAGTACCGGAAGCGAGGCTACCGGCATACCGCCAGTGCCGTCTTCTGCGGCACGTTCACTGCGGTCGTGGCCGGCCAGGGGCCGTTCGTCATCCGCAAGCTGAACGGATCGGCCTTCCAGAGCCTCATCATCGACCTCGGGCTGGCGGTTCCCCTCATCTTCGCGTTCCTGTGGGGGCCGTTCCTCCGGCGGCGCAACCCCGTCCGGTTCACCGGGCTCTCCTTCATGGCCGGCGGGCTCCTGGTGCTCCTCAGCGGGCTGGCGCAGAGCCTGTGGGCGCTGGCGCTGGTGCTGGCCGGCGGCATGCTCATGACCGCGTTGTCCAGGCCGAGCATGGGCGTGGCCTTCCGCCAGGTCTACCCGGACCGGTGGAGGGGCAAGCTGCTGAGCCTGCCGAACGCGGTCGACGTGCTGGCGCAGGTGGTGGCACTGGCCGTGGTGGGGCTGATGCTCGAGCGCGATCTGGCGCTGCACCGCTGCGTCTTCCCGGCGGCGGGGGTCGCGCTGCTGGTGGGCGGCCTGCTGTTCCGAGGCATCCGGGGCAGTCGCGGCGACCGCACCGAGGACGCGGCGGTCGGCGGCCGGGGCGTGCTGGCCCAGGCGGCCCGCTCGGCGCGCGTCGCGCTGGGCAACCACGGCCTGCTGCTGTTCCTGCTGGGCTACTCGGTGACGACTCTGGGCAGCGTCAGCGCGATCAAGATCCTGCCCCTGTTTGCCAGCGACTGCCTGGACCTGACGACGCGCCAGTACGGCTACGCGCTGGCCGCCTACCAGGTCGCCATCGTGCTGAGCCTGTATCCGTGGGGGGTGGTGATGGACCGTTTCGGCGCGCCGGTGACGGCCGTGATGTCGTGGCTGCTGCAACTGGGCCTCTTCGTGGCGCTGTTCTTCGTCTCGACCTGGCCGGCGTTCTTCGTGCTGGTGGCGGCGCGGGGGCTGTTCCAGTCGGGGAACAACCTCGCGTTCTACCCCATCGTCATGCACTTCACGCGGGCGTCCGAGACGCAGCACGGGATGGCGCTGCACTTCACCATCTGGGGCCTTCGCTGGACGGCGATCACCTTCGGGCTGGCCTGGATCGTCGACGCGCAGTTGTTCCCCATGCGCTGGGTCTTCCTGGGGGGGGCCGTGATGGTGCTGGCCGGGGTGGCCGTGATGGTCGCGGCCTGGCGCCGCTACGGGAAGGCCCCCGTGGCCGAGGACGCCTGA
- a CDS encoding glycine cleavage system protein H, whose translation MWARLGTTLLELGATEALLRRVGALVSVDLPDPDDELKLELPFGDLEGLEGTVQLHSPVESRIVEVNRELIWNTAKLEKDPYGEGWLLRIEVRGPDDLAGLMNAEAYEQFCAAEAPEGGPADEEG comes from the coding sequence GTGTGGGCCCGTCTCGGCACGACGCTGCTGGAGCTGGGTGCGACCGAGGCGCTGCTTCGGCGCGTGGGCGCGCTCGTGTCGGTGGATCTGCCGGACCCCGACGACGAGCTGAAGCTCGAGCTGCCGTTCGGGGACCTGGAGGGCCTCGAGGGGACGGTGCAGCTCCACTCGCCGGTCGAGTCGCGGATCGTCGAGGTGAATCGGGAACTCATCTGGAACACCGCGAAGCTCGAGAAGGACCCTTACGGAGAGGGCTGGCTTCTGCGGATCGAGGTTCGGGGGCCGGACGACCTGGCCGGCCTGATGAACGCCGAGGCCTACGAGCAGTTCTGTGCCGCAGAGGCGCCGGAGGGCGGGCCTGCCGATGAAGAGGGATGA
- a CDS encoding aminoacetone oxidase family FAD-binding enzyme → MTPAQQVVVVGAGPAGMMAAARAAERGARVQLLERGPEPGRKLLMTGNGRCNLSNAAPAAQFLHAYGPAGRFLRTALATLDLRALTAWLAAHGIRTVQEDHGRVFPADRRARSVRDALVGALHAAGAELLHGQRVEGLLIEDGRLLGVRTADRVHAAGCVIVATGGLSYPATGSTGDGYELARQAGHAVHAPYAAVTALRTVETWPGRLQGTAARGAAVRTRIDGDATPGRHAGDLMWTHYGVSGPAVLAVSLAVTRALQEGRSVVLEIDLVASTPQDALQADLKRMADSGSRHTVLRVLRERLPERTARVLADVLALDPALPVARCTRAERVRIVQTLKCLPLRVAGPRPIAEAIVTGGGVAPDEVDPRTMESLRVPGLFFAGELLDAHGPTGGHNLHAALATGYLAGEHAASRIHTAGGPC, encoded by the coding sequence ATGACCCCCGCCCAACAGGTCGTGGTCGTCGGCGCCGGCCCCGCGGGCATGATGGCCGCCGCACGGGCAGCGGAACGGGGCGCACGCGTGCAACTGCTGGAGCGAGGGCCGGAACCGGGCCGCAAGCTCCTGATGACCGGCAACGGCCGCTGCAACCTGAGCAACGCCGCCCCCGCGGCGCAGTTCCTGCACGCCTACGGCCCCGCCGGCCGGTTCCTGCGCACGGCCCTGGCCACCCTGGACCTGCGCGCACTGACCGCCTGGCTGGCCGCGCACGGCATCCGGACGGTGCAGGAGGACCACGGGCGCGTCTTCCCGGCCGACCGCCGCGCGCGGTCCGTGCGCGACGCCCTGGTGGGCGCCCTGCACGCGGCGGGTGCAGAACTCCTGCACGGACAGCGCGTGGAGGGGCTCCTGATCGAGGACGGCCGGCTGCTCGGCGTGCGCACGGCCGACCGCGTGCACGCGGCCGGGTGCGTCATCGTCGCCACCGGCGGCCTCAGCTACCCGGCCACGGGCAGCACGGGCGACGGCTACGAACTGGCCCGGCAGGCCGGCCATGCCGTGCACGCCCCCTACGCCGCCGTCACCGCGCTCCGCACGGTCGAGACGTGGCCCGGGCGGCTGCAGGGCACGGCGGCCCGGGGCGCCGCCGTGCGCACGCGCATCGACGGCGACGCGACGCCCGGCCGCCACGCCGGCGACCTCATGTGGACCCACTACGGCGTGTCCGGCCCGGCCGTGCTGGCCGTCAGCCTGGCCGTGACGCGCGCCCTCCAGGAAGGACGGAGCGTGGTGCTGGAGATCGACCTGGTCGCCTCGACCCCGCAGGACGCCCTGCAGGCCGACCTGAAGCGAATGGCCGACTCGGGAAGCCGCCACACCGTCCTTCGCGTCCTGCGCGAGCGGCTGCCGGAACGGACCGCGCGCGTGCTGGCCGACGTCCTGGCGCTCGACCCGGCCCTGCCGGTGGCCCGGTGCACGCGCGCCGAACGCGTGCGCATCGTGCAAACGCTCAAGTGCCTGCCGCTCCGCGTGGCCGGCCCCCGCCCCATCGCCGAGGCGATCGTGACCGGGGGCGGCGTCGCTCCCGACGAAGTCGACCCGCGCACGATGGAATCCCTGCGCGTGCCGGGCCTCTTCTTCGCCGGCGAACTGCTCGACGCCCACGGCCCCACCGGCGGCCACAACCTGCACGCCGCACTCGCCACCGGCTACCTGGCGGGCGAGCACGCGGCCTCGCGCATTCACACGGCCGGCGGCCCGTGTTAG
- the ilvN gene encoding acetolactate synthase small subunit, with amino-acid sequence MAKHIISALVANRPGVLAHVAGLFSARGFNIDSLAVGETEQPDLSRMTIVVDGDEAILEQVRKQLGKVIDIVKIQDYSAIPHVERDLALVRVHAPQERRSAILELVDIFRARVVDVGRNDLMIETSGAEEKIEAFLDLLRPFGIREMARTGRIALARAPRD; translated from the coding sequence ATGGCAAAGCACATCATCTCCGCCCTGGTCGCCAACCGCCCCGGCGTCCTGGCCCACGTGGCCGGGCTGTTCAGCGCGCGTGGATTCAACATCGACAGCCTGGCCGTCGGCGAGACCGAGCAGCCCGACCTCAGCCGCATGACCATCGTCGTGGACGGCGATGAGGCCATCCTCGAACAGGTCCGCAAGCAGCTCGGCAAGGTCATCGACATCGTCAAGATCCAGGACTACAGCGCCATCCCCCACGTGGAGCGCGACCTGGCCCTGGTGCGCGTGCACGCCCCGCAGGAGCGGCGCAGCGCCATTCTGGAACTGGTCGACATCTTCCGCGCCCGCGTCGTCGACGTCGGCCGCAACGACCTGATGATCGAGACCTCCGGCGCCGAGGAGAAGATCGAGGCGTTCCTGGACCTCCTGCGCCCCTTCGGCATCCGCGAGATGGCCCGCACCGGCCGCATCGCCCTGGCCCGGGCCCCGCGCGACTGA
- the folK gene encoding 2-amino-4-hydroxy-6-hydroxymethyldihydropteridine diphosphokinase, whose product MPEPHVVHIGLGSNLGDRESTLRAALRVLDAEDDIEVLAASPFIETLPVGGPPQGPFLNAAAALATPLPPRVLLDRLHRVEQGFGRRRIARWGPRTLDLDILLCGDLIVAEADLRVPHPLMHVRRFVLEPLDHIAADAVHPVLRKTVRRLLRDLPEERP is encoded by the coding sequence GTGCCCGAACCACACGTCGTCCACATCGGCCTGGGCAGCAACCTGGGCGACCGCGAATCGACCCTCCGCGCCGCACTGCGTGTGCTGGACGCCGAGGACGACATCGAGGTGCTCGCCGCCTCGCCGTTCATCGAAACCCTGCCCGTCGGCGGCCCCCCGCAGGGGCCCTTCCTGAACGCGGCCGCCGCCCTGGCCACGCCCCTGCCGCCCCGCGTGCTGCTCGATCGGCTCCACAGGGTCGAACAGGGCTTCGGACGCCGGCGCATCGCCCGCTGGGGCCCCCGCACCCTCGATCTCGACATCCTCCTCTGCGGCGACCTGATCGTCGCCGAAGCCGACCTCCGGGTGCCCCATCCGCTCATGCACGTGCGCCGGTTCGTCCTGGAACCGCTCGACCACATCGCGGCGGACGCCGTCCATCCGGTCCTCCGCAAGACCGTCCGCCGGCTGCTCCGCGACCTGCCCGAGGAGAGGCCATGA